In the Ctenopharyngodon idella isolate HZGC_01 chromosome 4, HZGC01, whole genome shotgun sequence genome, one interval contains:
- the lepb gene encoding leptin b, with protein MHSSLIFSILMAALVAVSISRPTATEDRIRIMARTTISRIKKIKDEHFQMSPEIDFGPDIDTPIDGLTSIYVHLSYLQLRLRVPPAQHLQQVQVDLETLLSTLEGLATSQGCTLPNPETPVHKEEAAFPVTSNYLYLLELQRYLEKLCLNMDKLKWCKDTDVAEMFLF; from the exons ATGCACTCTTCCCTGATCTTTTCCATCTTaatggcagccctggtggctGTTAGCATCAGCCGACCCACAGCTACAGAGGACAGGATACGAATCATGGCCCGAACTACCATCAGCCGaattaaaaaaatcaaggaTGAG CACTTCCAGATGTCTCCAGAGATTGATTTTGGCCCTGACATTGACACACCCATTGATGGTCTCACTTCTATTTACGTTCACTTGAGCTACCTGCAGTTGAGATTGCGAGTGCCTCCAGCCCAGCACCTACAGCAGGTCCAAGTGGACTTGGAAACTCTCCTGAGCACGCTGGAGGGACTGGCCACCTCGCAGGGATGCACCCTGCCCAACCCCGAGACCCCAGTGCACAAAGAAGAAGCAGCCTTCCCCGTTACCTCCAACTACCTGTACCTCCTGGAGCTCCAGAGGTACCTGGAAAAGCTTTGCCTGAACATGGACAAACTAAAATGGTGTAAAGACACAGACGTGGCTGAGATGTTTCTATTCTGA